One genomic region from Manis pentadactyla isolate mManPen7 chromosome 12, mManPen7.hap1, whole genome shotgun sequence encodes:
- the FHL5 gene encoding four and a half LIM domains protein 5 isoform X1, with protein MTTMAQFDCQYCTASLLGKKYVVKDDSPYCVSCYDRLFSHRCEECKEPIESDSKDLCYKGRRWHKGCFSCAKCNHSLVEKPFAAKDERLLCSECYSSECSSKCFHCKKTIMPGSRKMEFKGNYWHETCFVCEHCRQPIGTKPLISKESGNYCVPCFEKEFSHYCSFCKKVITSGGITFRDQPWHKECFLCSGCRKELCEEEFMSRDDYPFCLDCYDHLYAKKCAACTKPITGLRGDKFICFQDRQWHSECFNCARCPVSLVGEGFLTQDKEIFCRKCGSEMDIDI; from the exons ATGACAACAATGGCTCAGTTTGATTGTCAATATTGCACAGCATCACTTCTTGGGAAGAAGTACGTAGTAAAGGATGACAGTCCATACTGTGTTTCTTGTTATGATCGTCTCTTTTCTCACCGTTGTGAGGAGTGCAAAGAACCCATCGAGTCAGATTCCAAG GATCTTTGTTACAAAGGCCGGCGCTGGCACAAAGGATGCTTCAGTTGCGCCAAATGCAATCACTCCCTGGTGGAAAAACCTTTTGCTGCCAAGGATGAGCGCCTGCTGTGCTCGGAGTGCTATTCCAGCGAGTGCTCCTCCAAGTGCTTCCACTGCAAGAAGACCATCATGCCTG GTTCCCGTAAGATGGAATTTAAGGGAAACTACTGGCACGAAACCTGCTTTGTGTGTGAGCATTGCCGACAACCAATAGGAACCAAACCTTTGATTTCCAAAGAGAGTGGCAATTATTGTGTGCCGTGTTTTGAGAAGGAGTTTTCTCACTACTGCAGCTTTTGTAAGAAG GTGATAACTTCAGGTGGGATAACGTTCCGTGACCAGCCATGGCATAAAGAGTGTTTTCTGTGTAGTGGCTGTAGGAAAGAGCTCTGTGAGGAAGAGTTTATGTCCAGGGATGATTATCCGTTCTGCTTGGACTGCTACGACCACCTTTATGCCAAGAAGTGTGCAGCCTGCACCAAACCCATTACTG GTCTCAGAGGTGACAAGTTCATCTGCTTTCAAGACCGCCAGTGGCACAGCGAGTGCTTTAACTGTGCGAGGTGCCCGGTCTCCTTGGTGGGAGAAGGCTTCCTGACCCAGGACAAGGAAATTTTCTGCCGCAAATGTGGCTCTGAGATGGACATTGACATCTAG
- the FHL5 gene encoding four and a half LIM domains protein 5 isoform X2: MPGSRKMEFKGNYWHETCFVCEHCRQPIGTKPLISKESGNYCVPCFEKEFSHYCSFCKKVITSGGITFRDQPWHKECFLCSGCRKELCEEEFMSRDDYPFCLDCYDHLYAKKCAACTKPITGLRGDKFICFQDRQWHSECFNCARCPVSLVGEGFLTQDKEIFCRKCGSEMDIDI; this comes from the exons ATGCCTG GTTCCCGTAAGATGGAATTTAAGGGAAACTACTGGCACGAAACCTGCTTTGTGTGTGAGCATTGCCGACAACCAATAGGAACCAAACCTTTGATTTCCAAAGAGAGTGGCAATTATTGTGTGCCGTGTTTTGAGAAGGAGTTTTCTCACTACTGCAGCTTTTGTAAGAAG GTGATAACTTCAGGTGGGATAACGTTCCGTGACCAGCCATGGCATAAAGAGTGTTTTCTGTGTAGTGGCTGTAGGAAAGAGCTCTGTGAGGAAGAGTTTATGTCCAGGGATGATTATCCGTTCTGCTTGGACTGCTACGACCACCTTTATGCCAAGAAGTGTGCAGCCTGCACCAAACCCATTACTG GTCTCAGAGGTGACAAGTTCATCTGCTTTCAAGACCGCCAGTGGCACAGCGAGTGCTTTAACTGTGCGAGGTGCCCGGTCTCCTTGGTGGGAGAAGGCTTCCTGACCCAGGACAAGGAAATTTTCTGCCGCAAATGTGGCTCTGAGATGGACATTGACATCTAG